From a region of the Campylobacter showae genome:
- a CDS encoding GyrI-like domain-containing protein has translation MEILAVDGFKICGLKTRTKNTDEINGDGKIPALWAKFTKEFYDGKSEIYGVYCSYENGVNGLYDLFIGTKSLCSGGEILEIKGGKYAVFSFPNEPQNVAKFWGEIWKYFESSKLKRAYETDFEFYGGDEIKIYISVLD, from the coding sequence GTGGAAATTTTAGCGGTAGATGGTTTTAAAATTTGCGGATTAAAAACTCGCACCAAAAATACCGACGAGATAAACGGAGACGGTAAAATCCCGGCCTTGTGGGCTAAATTTACAAAAGAATTTTATGACGGTAAAAGCGAAATTTACGGCGTTTATTGTAGTTACGAAAACGGCGTAAACGGGCTTTATGATTTATTTATCGGTACGAAGTCGCTTTGCTCAGGCGGTGAAATTTTAGAGATAAAAGGCGGCAAATACGCTGTTTTTAGCTTTCCAAACGAGCCGCAAAACGTAGCAAAATTTTGGGGAGAAATTTGGAAATATTTTGAAAGCTCAAAGCTAAAAAGAGCCTACGAAACGGACTTTGAGTTTTACGGTGGCGACGAGATAAAAATTTATATCTCGGTTTTAGATTAG
- the purE gene encoding 5-(carboxyamino)imidazole ribonucleotide mutase: MKFVSIIMGSKSDYDVVSEAAKVLEKFNVPYELIISSAHRSPKRTSEYVAAAEEKGAQVFIAAAGMAAHLAGAIAANTTRPVIGIPMAGSALSGVDALYSTVQMPGGMPVGTVAIGKAGAVNAAYLALQILALNDQNLDEMLKADRAAKAKQVEEDSAKVEVLLA, from the coding sequence ATGAAATTCGTATCTATAATAATGGGAAGCAAGAGCGACTACGACGTAGTTAGCGAGGCGGCAAAGGTGCTTGAAAAATTTAACGTCCCTTACGAGCTGATCATAAGCTCCGCGCACAGAAGCCCGAAGCGAACGAGCGAATACGTCGCCGCAGCCGAGGAAAAAGGCGCGCAGGTATTTATCGCGGCAGCCGGCATGGCGGCACATCTAGCGGGCGCTATCGCAGCAAACACCACTCGCCCCGTGATCGGCATACCGATGGCAGGCTCAGCGCTTAGCGGCGTGGATGCGCTTTACTCGACCGTGCAGATGCCCGGCGGCATGCCCGTGGGTACCGTGGCGATCGGTAAGGCGGGTGCGGTAAACGCAGCATATCTGGCGCTACAAATTTTAGCCCTAAACGATCAAAATCTAGACGAAATGCTAAAAGCCGACCGAGCGGCGAAAGCTAAGCAAGTAGAGGAAGACTCGGCGAAGGTGGAAGTTTTACTCGCCTAA
- a CDS encoding peptidase U32 family protein encodes MLKPELLSPAGNLTKLKIALEYGADAVYASVASFSLRTRSAREFNLESFKEAIEYTHAKGKKFYATVNAFPFNSQIEPLKRHLQTVSAMKPDAFIIATPGVMSLAKEIAPDIEIHLSTQANVMNALDAKIYHEMGAKRIVVAREMSLKDVVKIKEQIPTLDIEIFVHGSMCFAYSGRCLVSSVQSGRQSNRGSCANDCRFKYELYAKSEESGVLFRLEEDEGGTHIMNSKDLNLSAHIKDIIESGAVDSLKIEGRTKSEYYAACATRAYRMAVDDAAAGKFDAQIYAGELNTLKNRGFTDGYLVNRPFEKADTQNHASSLEEGTHQVNAMTLDGEFFKCKYKIFPGNEYEIVAPLGSQIDECESEISQIFARDGKKFIKFKKLVTKKDKEITEIHSGNENEVNLGARLPKFSFLREEIK; translated from the coding sequence GTGCTAAAGCCCGAGCTTTTATCTCCCGCGGGGAATTTAACCAAGCTAAAAATAGCTCTAGAGTACGGTGCAGATGCGGTTTACGCATCGGTGGCGAGCTTTTCGCTTCGCACTCGTTCGGCGCGCGAATTTAACCTTGAAAGCTTTAAAGAAGCTATCGAATACACGCACGCAAAAGGCAAGAAATTTTACGCGACGGTAAATGCGTTTCCTTTTAATTCGCAAATCGAGCCGCTAAAACGCCATCTACAAACGGTATCGGCGATGAAGCCAGACGCCTTTATTATCGCGACTCCAGGCGTCATGAGCCTAGCAAAAGAAATAGCCCCGGACATCGAGATCCACCTCTCGACACAGGCAAACGTTATGAACGCGCTTGACGCTAAAATCTACCACGAAATGGGCGCAAAACGCATCGTCGTGGCGCGCGAAATGAGCCTAAAAGACGTCGTGAAAATAAAAGAGCAAATCCCGACGCTAGATATCGAAATTTTCGTGCACGGGTCGATGTGTTTTGCGTACTCGGGGCGCTGTTTGGTTAGCTCCGTACAAAGCGGCCGCCAATCAAACCGCGGTAGCTGCGCTAACGACTGCCGATTTAAATACGAACTCTACGCCAAAAGCGAGGAGAGCGGGGTGCTGTTTCGCCTCGAGGAGGACGAAGGCGGCACGCATATAATGAACTCCAAAGACTTAAATTTATCCGCGCACATCAAGGATATCATCGAAAGCGGCGCTGTCGATAGCCTAAAGATCGAAGGCCGCACGAAAAGCGAATACTACGCCGCCTGTGCGACTAGGGCATACCGCATGGCCGTCGACGACGCAGCGGCTGGCAAATTTGATGCGCAAATTTACGCCGGCGAGCTAAATACGCTAAAAAATCGCGGTTTTACCGACGGCTACCTAGTAAATCGCCCGTTTGAAAAGGCTGACACGCAAAATCACGCTAGCAGCCTAGAGGAAGGCACCCATCAGGTAAACGCCATGACTTTAGACGGTGAGTTTTTTAAATGCAAATATAAAATTTTCCCCGGCAACGAGTATGAGATCGTGGCGCCTCTGGGCTCGCAGATAGATGAGTGCGAGAGCGAAATATCTCAAATTTTCGCTCGTGACGGCAAGAAATTTATCAAATTTAAAAAGCTCGTAACCAAAAAAGACAAAGAGATCACCGAGATCCACAGCGGCAACGAAAACGAAGTAAATTTGGGCGCGAGGCTGCCTAAATTTAGCTTTTTAAGAGAGGAAATAAAATGA
- a CDS encoding DUF3972 domain-containing protein, which produces MQTYLSIDEFCKLVHLEREVIEGMINRGVLNTKEEGGEILIEASQGTMSVVPSVVAVPAPQIGADGFSFVEKTIGTILNLHEKVLDAKDETLETLRNENKFLKEALISMQELYDEDRRTVETLTKQLKNSQDEVEFLKRKYKLMWNKAVENFKGDKE; this is translated from the coding sequence ATGCAGACATACTTAAGCATAGACGAATTTTGCAAGCTCGTGCACCTAGAGCGCGAGGTAATCGAGGGGATGATAAACCGCGGCGTGCTAAATACGAAAGAAGAAGGCGGCGAGATCCTCATAGAGGCTAGCCAGGGCACGATGAGCGTGGTGCCTAGCGTCGTGGCCGTACCTGCGCCCCAGATCGGTGCCGACGGCTTTAGCTTCGTGGAAAAGACGATCGGCACGATATTAAATTTGCACGAAAAGGTGCTCGACGCCAAAGACGAGACGCTAGAGACCCTGCGCAACGAAAATAAATTTTTAAAAGAGGCGCTAATCTCGATGCAAGAGCTCTACGACGAGGATCGCCGCACGGTCGAAACGCTTACAAAGCAGCTAAAAAATTCGCAAGATGAAGTCGAGTTTTTAAAACGAAAATACAAGCTTATGTGGAACAAAGCTGTTGAAAATTTTAAAGGCGACAAGGAGTAG
- a CDS encoding chemotaxis protein produces MTQEELDALMAGDLDDVVAADESDAQASGDENLDLKATDKEVVERKDDDVKFDGDYRASSNISWPPPPPTDDHKMVHQLDDVTKDSEEKATQMFDKLDAINNFSMDAESGLSEIISGIETNIEIFTKLHEKFPNIATFAEALEKNNALKSSAETTLDNVRMAEDEIMMAMDMMQYQDIHRQKIERVINVMRALSKYMSSLFEGKIDDEKRVASAVHIAGDTHTENLVSNDDIEALIESLGKK; encoded by the coding sequence ATGACGCAAGAAGAACTTGACGCCTTGATGGCGGGCGATCTGGACGACGTCGTTGCCGCAGACGAGAGCGACGCGCAAGCTAGCGGAGATGAAAATTTAGACCTAAAGGCTACCGACAAAGAAGTAGTGGAGCGCAAAGATGATGATGTCAAATTTGACGGTGACTATAGAGCATCCTCGAATATATCGTGGCCTCCGCCTCCTCCGACAGATGATCACAAGATGGTTCATCAGCTAGACGATGTCACAAAGGACAGCGAAGAAAAAGCTACGCAGATGTTTGACAAGCTTGACGCGATCAATAACTTCTCTATGGACGCAGAAAGCGGACTTAGCGAGATTATCAGCGGTATAGAGACTAATATCGAAATTTTTACCAAACTACACGAAAAATTCCCGAATATCGCTACTTTTGCCGAAGCGCTAGAAAAAAATAACGCACTAAAAAGCTCCGCCGAAACGACGCTAGATAACGTAAGAATGGCGGAAGACGAGATCATGATGGCGATGGACATGATGCAGTATCAAGACATCCACCGTCAAAAGATCGAGCGCGTCATCAACGTCATGCGAGCGCTTAGCAAGTATATGAGTAGCCTATTTGAGGGCAAGATCGACGACGAGAAGCGCGTAGCCTCGGCCGTACATATCGCGGGCGATACGCACACCGAAAACCTCGTTAGCAACGACGATATCGAAGCTCTGATAGAAAGTTTGGGCAAAAAATAG
- a CDS encoding AbgT family transporter: MDNKNSGSILGFIEKFGNKLPNPTMLFVYLSVITILLSFVLERLGVGVSYQAIKDGQISQLSANVVNLLSADSIRTFVSSVLKNFTGFYPLGVVFAIILGIGVADKAGLLSALVKKITLKSSKKWVTPIVIFLGVMSNVASSVGYVVLIPLGAILFAGFGRHPIVGLAAAFAGVSGGWSANLLIGTNDPMFAAFSTQAASVLNPDYVVLATANWYFMIASTFLIVIVGSFVTDRIVEPRLGKFSFEGALNLDERDEISAEQRRGLKFALIASVVFAILLLAALLPSNSLFGAKEGESFTKSVFMHSIIIFMMLFFIVAGAAYGAGAGTIKNSGDSVKFMEQAVAELSGFLVLIFFAAQFTYLFNASNIGLVLSIKGSVFLKDIGLTGLSLIIVFIVVIAFINLFIAVDSAKWAMMAPIFVPMFMNLGLSPELTQAAFRIGDSTTNIITPLMPFFVLIVAFMQRYDKGLKIGSVVSIMLPYTVAFLISWAALISVWYVFDLPLGPGAVIHYLK; encoded by the coding sequence ATGGATAACAAAAATAGCGGATCGATCTTAGGCTTTATCGAAAAATTCGGCAACAAGCTGCCAAACCCTACCATGCTTTTCGTCTATCTTTCGGTTATCACGATTTTGCTATCGTTTGTGCTAGAGAGGCTCGGAGTTGGCGTCAGCTACCAGGCTATCAAGGACGGGCAGATCTCACAGCTAAGCGCAAACGTCGTAAATTTGCTCTCGGCTGATAGCATCAGGACCTTTGTTTCATCCGTGCTTAAAAACTTCACTGGATTTTATCCTCTTGGCGTGGTTTTTGCGATCATCTTAGGTATCGGAGTAGCGGACAAGGCCGGGCTTTTATCGGCGCTAGTTAAAAAAATCACCCTAAAATCGTCTAAAAAATGGGTAACTCCTATCGTGATATTTTTGGGTGTGATGTCCAACGTTGCCTCCTCGGTCGGCTACGTCGTGCTGATACCGCTCGGAGCTATTTTGTTTGCGGGTTTTGGACGTCATCCTATCGTGGGGCTGGCGGCGGCTTTTGCGGGCGTTAGCGGCGGCTGGTCGGCAAATCTGCTAATCGGCACGAACGATCCGATGTTTGCGGCGTTTTCTACGCAGGCAGCTAGCGTGCTAAATCCCGACTACGTAGTTTTAGCCACGGCAAATTGGTACTTTATGATAGCTTCGACATTTTTGATCGTGATCGTGGGCTCTTTCGTGACCGATAGGATAGTCGAGCCTAGGCTTGGCAAATTTAGCTTTGAGGGCGCGTTAAATTTAGATGAGCGCGACGAGATAAGCGCAGAGCAAAGGCGCGGGCTAAAATTTGCCCTCATCGCGTCTGTTGTTTTCGCGATCCTTTTGCTAGCGGCGCTTTTGCCGTCAAATTCGCTCTTTGGCGCAAAAGAGGGCGAGAGCTTTACGAAGTCCGTTTTCATGCACTCTATCATCATTTTTATGATGCTGTTTTTTATAGTAGCGGGCGCTGCATACGGGGCTGGAGCCGGGACGATAAAAAACAGCGGCGATTCGGTTAAATTTATGGAGCAAGCCGTCGCCGAGCTATCGGGATTTTTGGTTTTGATATTTTTCGCGGCTCAGTTTACATATCTATTTAACGCCTCGAACATCGGGCTGGTGTTATCGATAAAAGGCTCGGTTTTCTTAAAAGATATCGGCCTAACCGGGCTTAGCCTAATTATCGTCTTTATAGTCGTGATCGCGTTTATAAATTTATTTATCGCCGTGGATTCGGCTAAATGGGCAATGATGGCGCCTATTTTCGTGCCGATGTTTATGAATCTAGGCCTCTCGCCCGAGCTAACGCAAGCTGCTTTTAGGATAGGCGACTCGACGACGAATATTATAACGCCCTTGATGCCGTTTTTCGTGCTGATAGTGGCGTTTATGCAGCGCTACGACAAGGGGCTGAAAATCGGCTCGGTAGTCTCGATAATGCTGCCTTACACGGTCGCATTTTTGATCTCGTGGGCGGCGCTGATATCGGTTTGGTACGTTTTTGACCTGCCTTTGGGGCCTGGCGCGGTTATACACTATCTAAAATAA
- a CDS encoding histidinol-phosphatase has translation MRVDLHNHTPLCKHAVDEPREYVLSAITSGCEYFGFSDHAPMKFDEAYRMEFSQMPSYESEILRLRDEFDGRIKILLGYEVDFLEGFMDERVLTRKVDYLIGSVHFLGGWGFDNPEFIGEYKKRDIDQIWRDYFYCVEKMAKSGKFDIVGHVDLLKVFKFMPKTDVRLLAKNAIDAIKKANLTVEINAAGFRKPVGEQYPSVNLLEMIAEKEIPITFGSDAHAKDQVGLNGEKCEQIARILSFTKCAVFKNRDREFVKF, from the coding sequence ATGAGAGTCGATCTGCACAACCACACGCCGCTTTGTAAACACGCCGTGGATGAGCCTAGAGAGTATGTTTTAAGCGCGATAACTTCAGGCTGCGAGTATTTTGGATTTAGCGATCATGCGCCGATGAAATTTGACGAAGCGTACCGCATGGAGTTTTCGCAAATGCCCTCTTACGAGAGCGAGATTTTACGCCTCAGAGACGAATTTGACGGACGGATCAAAATTTTGCTTGGCTACGAAGTCGATTTTTTAGAGGGCTTTATGGACGAGCGGGTTTTAACGCGCAAGGTCGATTATCTCATCGGTTCGGTGCATTTTTTGGGCGGCTGGGGCTTTGACAATCCCGAGTTTATCGGCGAATATAAAAAGCGCGACATAGATCAAATTTGGCGGGATTATTTTTACTGCGTCGAAAAGATGGCGAAGTCGGGCAAATTTGACATCGTCGGGCATGTAGACTTGCTAAAAGTGTTTAAATTTATGCCAAAAACAGACGTTAGACTCCTCGCCAAAAACGCCATCGATGCGATAAAAAAGGCAAATTTGACGGTGGAGATAAATGCGGCCGGCTTTAGAAAACCCGTCGGCGAACAGTATCCGAGCGTAAATTTGCTAGAAATGATCGCCGAAAAAGAAATCCCTATCACGTTTGGCTCGGACGCGCACGCAAAAGACCAAGTCGGTCTAAACGGCGAAAAATGCGAGCAAATCGCCAGAATTTTGAGCTTTACAAAATGTGCGGTATTTAAAAACCGCGACAGAGAATTTGTAAAATTTTAG